The Leishmania donovani BPK282A1 complete genome, chromosome 23 genome contains a region encoding:
- a CDS encoding acetyltransferase-like protein: MSDHADIDETARKRLRAEAPSASPLPPPPAAPLLPCDASHNGESAVAAGHILVASAAPHKEGSIASTLHTSSKEARFEGRCMPPSFHSLLGEYEVPEEAKDVEDLVGGHEDFSDLPEARREALLQSVRTLVKKAAGASSAEQLEHLRVKASRLHGFKDTARKSELTAAYRQLVREGAVGENAAVEALLVRKKGKSHSGVLVVTVFMGPGEFSCPKDCHYCPNQPGIARSYLLKEPGVLRGFRNGWDPISQFYDRASALENNGHVVDKIELIILGGTFSFYPQRYAEEFMTASFYAANTYYDSAPLRPMRSLAEELTMNEDARCRIIGITVETRPDYISARELRRFRSLGVTRVQLGIQHLDDDILNIINRDCPTAKTVVAIQRLLDAGFKVDAHWMPDLPGSSFEKDMALFETLFSAENESFQVDQWKVYPTATVPFTKISEWYAQGKYKPYAELDNGAYMVKLLVYIMEHCPYRIRLNRIIRDIPTTYIMGGEKRCNLRQVIEAEMRARHIRCKDIRERECKGNPVDRANTHLFTDEFRASEGTEFYLSVENKDRTQLYGHLRLRLRDDASREESNILPVLRGCALIRELHTYGKLIAVSQQNTGRETQHVGVGTQLMREAERIAKERGYYRTAVIAGVGVRRYYAKLGYRLEDTYMVKELDEQASAITEDQVVQDDDNENSAYSSFLSTIKSFFGFQTTTPRREESA; this comes from the coding sequence ATGTCCGACCACGCCGACATCGACGAGACGGCCCGCAAGCGTTTGCGGGCGGAGGCTCcgtccgcctctcctcttcctcctcctcctgcagcaccgcttcTTCCCTGTGACGCATCGCACAACGGGGAGTCGGCAGTGGCGGCCGGCCACATCCTGGTGGCCTCGGCCGCCCCTCACAAGGAGGGCAGCATTGCGTCGACGTTACACACAAGCTCCAAGGAGGCCCGCTTCGAGGGCCGCTGCATGCCGCCGTCTTTCCACTCGCTTCTGGGCGAGTACGAGGTGccagaggaggcgaaggatGTAGAAGACCTCGTGGGTGGCCACGAGGACTTCAGCGACCTCCCCGAGGCCCGCCGcgaggcgctcctgcagTCCGTGCGCACGCTGGTAAAGAAGGCGGCGGGGGCCAGCTCCGCGGAGCAGCTCGAGCACCTGCGTGTGAAGGCGTCGCGCCTGCACGGCTTCAAGGACACGGCGCGCAAGTCAGAGCTGACGGCGGCATACAGGCAGCTCGTCCGCGAAGGCGCCGTTGGCGagaacgccgccgtcgaggcgctgctcgtTCGCAAGAAAGGAAAGTCGCACAGTGGAGTGCTCGTGGTGACGGTGTTCATGGGCCCTGGCGAGTTCAGCTGCCCCAAGGACTGTCACTACTGCCCCAACCAGCCCGGCATCGCCCGCAGCTACTTGCTGAAGGAGCcgggcgtgctgcgcggcttccGCAACGGCTGGGACCCTATCAGCCAGTTCTACGaccgcgccagcgcgctgGAGAACAACGGGCATGTCGTGGACAAGATCGAGCTCATCATCCTTGGCGGTACGTTCTCTTTCTACCCCCAGCGCTACGCCGAGGAGTTTATGACGGCATCTTTCTACGCCGCTAACACGTACTACGactcggcgccgctgcggccaaTGCGCAGCTTGGCGGAGGAGCTGACGATGAACGAGGACGCGCGGTGCCGCATCATTGGCATCACGGTAGAGACGCGGCCCGACTACATCAGCGcacgcgagctgcgccgctttcGCTCCCTCGGCGTAACACGCGTGCAGCTCGGCATCCAGCACCTCGACGATGACATCCTGAACATCATCAACCGCGACTGCCCCACGGCAAAGACCGTCGTCGCGAtccagcggctgctggacGCCGGATTCAAGGTGGATGCGCACTGGATGCCCGACCTGCCGGGGAGCAGCTTTGAGAAGGACATGGCGCTCTTCGAGACGCTTTTCTCAGCTGAGAACGAGTCGTTCCAGGTGGACCAATGGAAGGTGTACCCCACCGCCACGGTGCCCTTCACCAAAATCAGCGAGTGGTACGCGCAGGGTAAATACAAGCCCTATGCGGAGCTGGATAACGGTGCCTACATGGTGAAGCTGCTGGTCTACATCATGGAGCACTGCCCGTACCGCATCCGGCTCAACCGCATTATCCGCGATATCCCGACGACGTACATCATGGGCGGGGAGAAGCGATGCAACCTGCGCCAGGTGATCGAGGCTGagatgcgcgcacgccacaTCCGATGCAAGGACATCCGCGAGCGCGAATGCAAGGGCAACCCGGTCGACCGGGCCAACACCCACCTCTTCACGGACGAGTTCCGCGCCAGCGAGGGGACAGAGTTCTACCTCTCCGTGGAGAACAAAGATCGCACGCAGCTGTACGGGCATCTCCGCCTGCGACTGCGCGACGACGCGTCAAGGGAGGAAAGCAACATCCTGCCGGTGCTCCGGGGCTGTGCTCTCATTCGCGAACTGCACACGTACGGCAAGCTCATCGCCGTCAGCCAGCAGAACACCGGACGCGAGACGCAGCACGTTGGCGTCGGGACGCAACTCATGCGGGAGGCCGAGCGCATCGCCAAGGAGCGTGGCTACTACCGCACGGCCGTAATTGCCGGCGTTGGTGTACGCCGCTACTACGCAAAACTCGGCTATCGGCTCGAGGACACCTACATGGTGAAGGAGCTGGATGAACAGGCGAGCGCCATCACGGAGGATCAGGTGGTGCaggacgacgacaacgagaACTCAGCTTACAGCAGCTTCCTGAGCACCATCAAGTCCTTCTTTGGGTTCCAGACGACAACACCCAGAAGAGAAGAATCCGCGTGA